The Terriglobia bacterium genome includes the window TGATGTCCTGATGCATCCAATCCTTGGCTTCGCGCCGGAAGGCGCAAAGGTACAGCATCAATCGGTAGAAATCTTCCCTGTAGTCCCTCTGAAAGTCCTCGGGACTAAACTCGCCGGATATCCGCAACTCCTTTTCGAGTGACACGACGGCATCGTCGAATGACTTGGCAACCTTGACCAGCTTGATGTCGTGGCCGAGGGTGGTGGTCGCGGAGCCGCTGTACCGTCCGTCTCCAATCGCCAACAGAAACCAGCGGAAACCCCGGTCGAAATCGAACTCGCCCTTGAAGTGCGCATGGAGGAAAAAAAGAGGGATGAGGGCGTTGTGGGCAGGGAGTAATTCGGACGACAGCACGCCGTGGTTCACGAGATTCTTGTGGACGAAGGTTATCGAATCCTTCACGCTGCGCCAAGCCTTGTCGAACTCTTTGGACGAATCCCAGAAGTCTCCCGATATTTCCTTCAGACGTGCGACTCCCTTGCCAATGACTGCCAACGTTCTGATAAGAACGCTTGGGTCAAGCTCGAACCCTTTCTCATCCAAATCCTTGAGAAACTGGTCGAACTCTTCCCGAACCCAGCCTTCCTGCTTGGCTGCGACAAGGGCAATGATTACGTCGCTCTCCTTGATTTTAGTTCCCGCAGTGTTAAGCCTGCTGAATATCTCGGCGACATCCTCCAAATCGTGGTCGATGATTATTTCAAAGATTGGAAAGCTCTCAATCTTTCTGACGGACTGGAGCGTCTCGTGGACTGCCGCAAAACCGGGACATCCGTCTCGCTTGGAAATCTGTTCCGCGAGCTCGGATAGGCTGGGCGACGCAAGAATGCTCCTGACCGAAACCCACTCGGGTGAATTCTTCCGCACCGGATTCGGAAGTCCGAATTCAAGGGCGTCACTGGGCAGACTGACGTTGACCAGCACGTCGAATTTCTTGAGGCTCTTGTTCCATTCCGAGTTCCCTCCCCACCAATAGGGCTTCTTGCCGAAAAGAAGCGCGAGCGAGGTGACTCGCTGCTGCCCATCCACAATCCACTGCTTCTGTGCCTGCACACCAAGCGCCGTCTTGGGCGAATCGTAGCTGGACTCCCAGAGAAGAAACGCGCCGACAGGGTACCCACGCCAAAGAGAGTCCACGAATTTCTTGGTCTTCTCGGCCGTCCAAACGAATTTTCGCTGAAACTCTGGCACGTCGAGCTTACCGAGCGTAGCATCGTCGATGTGCTTCACGATGTCTTTGATTTCGAGTCTTTGGTCTTTCATAAACCGTCAGGCGGCCCCTTCAGGCCACAACCGCTGGTTCTATGCAACTGAAGTCGCACACGCCGCAACGCCGGACGTGGTATTCGCGTGCGCCTTGGCTCGCGAGTTCGGCGATTGCGTGAAGGGTTTGGTTGCCGCAATTGTGGCACTTGTTCCCCTTACCCTTCCCGACGTTCTTGACCGGATGCTGCCAAGACCAGCCAATGCATCCGCACGCCGAACACGAGCGATGGCTTCCCCTATCGTGGAATGTCTGCTTCCCGCAGTGCGGGCACTTCTCACCAACTGACATGAGCAGTTCCTCCTGTACAAAACTCTGCGGGAACTTCCGAGGAAGGGCTCATTCTCTCACCGTGGGCATTGCCTGAACAACCGCTGAATTCCGGCGGGTGATTCACCCATTCGCCTGGTTTTGGTGAAGGGTGGGGCAGTTCCAGCAATCGGCAATGGCGTGGCAACCCAAACCGACAACCGCATGACCCGCTTTTCCGTCACACACACCTGTGACTAAGCCCTATTGACACAGTTAACTAACTGCTTACAATGTCAGTAGCTGGATAATCCGGCGTCACATTTTGGGCCGCAGGGGGTGCGACTACCTTACGGCCCTATATCTTGTGGTCAGAAGTGGCCTTTGCTCTTTGACAACACAATATGTTATGTATTCCAGAAAACTCGGACGTAAGTTATTGATTTCCCGTAAAACTGCCCACGGTTACCGTGGATTCTAGCGGTATACCGTGCGTAACTAGCTGATTCCACTAACTGGCAGTGGGAGGGGGGTAGGCACCTCTAATGTTTACCCGTTAGTAACTTTATGGACGCGGATATCGCCGCCGAGAGCGCTAGTGCACCACTATTTTCGTGCTCAGCTTCGCCTGGCTCACGGGATTCTGGATTTCGAGCGGAATCTCTTCCGCAGCATCGGCGCGGAACTCGAAATCGTAGGTCTCGCCCGAGGCGATGTGCAGCACGGCATCGCCCGGCTTCGCCAAACGCTCGGGAACGTCGGCGCCGTCCTTGGCCAGGGCGCGCCACGTCGCCGCTTTTTCTGCCGTGCCCAGGCGGAAGTTCGCCGGCAGATTCGCCGCCATGTTGATCAGGCGCAGCCGGTAGTTAACGCCGCGCGCCAGCGTCATCGGCGCCGGCTTCTCCATGCCGTTGATGGTAATGCGCTTGGCGTCAA containing:
- a CDS encoding DUF262 domain-containing protein, whose translation is MKHIDDATLGKLDVPEFQRKFVWTAEKTKKFVDSLWRGYPVGAFLLWESSYDSPKTALGVQAQKQWIVDGQQRVTSLALLFGKKPYWWGGNSEWNKSLKKFDVLVNVSLPSDALEFGLPNPVRKNSPEWVSVRSILASPSLSELAEQISKRDGCPGFAAVHETLQSVRKIESFPIFEIIIDHDLEDVAEIFSRLNTAGTKIKESDVIIALVAAKQEGWVREEFDQFLKDLDEKGFELDPSVLIRTLAVIGKGVARLKEISGDFWDSSKEFDKAWRSVKDSITFVHKNLVNHGVLSSELLPAHNALIPLFFLHAHFKGEFDFDRGFRWFLLAIGDGRYSGSATTTLGHDIKLVKVAKSFDDAVVSLEKELRISGEFSPEDFQRDYREDFYRLMLYLCAFRREAKDWMHQDIRVGFDRSDNQLNEGFKPEWHHFFPKKVLRGKADDSTVNSLANIVVLNEKANRSFSSKEPRQYLKDFEVKTERLKEQFIPTQSGLWEVAKYEELLDARAEALAQAATDLLKELADRSSAS